Within the Nicotiana tabacum cultivar K326 chromosome 11, ASM71507v2, whole genome shotgun sequence genome, the region CTTTAACGAAAATCTGTGAAAAGCAAAGACATAAAACTCAAGTAACATATAAACTATACATCACTCAACCCATTCACAACACAAAGTACATTACAGCTAAAAGCACCTATAGTTACATATAGGCGTAAGACCTGTTTATCATTATCAAAATGATTTAAGGTGTATGTAGTATAGTTTTATCTTTATTAATTACCATTTCATCAAGTTATCTATTATTCTTATCATAAAACTTACATGTACTTAATTAGCACTTAGGTTAGTAACTGTCACTGTGTTCTTGCTTTTGCTTTTGGATCTTTCTTCTTATTTAGAAAGATTTAAATTCTGTGCACTAACATAATATAGATTTTTGATACCATCACGTTAAGTTGGTCTACGACAATAGGTAACTCTTTGTGTCAAGTCTGATGGTAACCTGGAAAATAGAGCCGGTTGAATTGAATTGAAGTGTACAAGTTCTTTCCAGTGTTAGTGTATAAAACTGAAATCCATTTGGAAAAAGCATAAAGTTTGAGACTTTTGAGTGAATTTTCCCATTTTGGGCTAGGTATTGATTTACAGCCTAAAAAGTATACTAGTAAGTGATTTGCTATAAAACGTTAAAAATATACTAACTTAAATCTCAATCAAATTACATTATTTTAATAActagtatatataaaaaaatatttaatagaaAAAAACAGAGGGAGAGGTGTGGGACCAGAGAGCAATGAGAAGAGCGTATTGAAGGGAGAGGGATTGGAAGACTTAAAGATCACGACGGACAATGGAGTGGAGAGAGAGGTGATATAAGTAACTAAAATATACAGCTAGCAATGAAACAATAGATACCTCTTACCAACCATCACTCTCTCCTTCTACTTCTCCTTTTTAACTTTCTGCAGTCCATTTTTCTCCTAATTAATATCTCCTCCTGCTACTACTACTTCCTTCAAGGTATTACATATAGTTCAGTCTCTCGTTTATTCATTCAGGAaaaaagttcttttttttttacttcatttGAATTCTGCATAGTTTCCTTGGGACTTGAGCCAATCCAAAATAGTACTACTACTAATTCCAGTTATCTGTTACTCTCTTCTCAGTTCTGGGCTGGATCGAGGTTTTAGGGTTTAAGCGTTTGCTCTTTTCATGTATTTGGTGCTTTTAAGGTGTTTCGCTCTATAACTTTTTTGGACCTTCAGTTACATTTTCTGAAAACAGAGAAAAAGTTTTGAGTCTTTTTTGCTTCAAATGAACCAACAAAACTGGATGTCTAGGCATAAATATTGAAATCTTACTCCAActttttgttgttttgcattGTTTTTATACTTTTCTGAACAATTTTGGAATACAATTGCAGAGGAATTTTCTGAgaaattttggagctttttctGCATATTGGGTCTATAAGTTCTTGTATTTTTAACATTTGCTTCTTAAATTTGCAtttgggttttcaatttttttttttaaattatcttttTTCTTGTAATTTTCTCAATGTGTCGGTGTACACAGTGTGAACACTCTACTTGAGTTCATTCTCATCCcagcttttgtttttttcttcttctgaacttcccaatttttattttttctttttttttaaaaaaaaattgctaaATATTACAAAAATCTCACTCTCATAATCTTGATTTTATGTTGTGGATtgacaaaattccaaaaaaaattcaaCCTTTTTCTAATAAAATGTGCCACGCCTCATTTTTGACACCTTGGCTCCAGCTAGAGCACTTGGTGGGGTCTGGCCCCTACCCTTCACATTATTTTTCATTCCCCTCATAAATTGAGTAAATAtatattttagcttctttttacttAAGTGTTGGGCTCGGAATATTGGTATCATTTGTTGGTTTTGAAAATTGATGAATTTTCTTTGTGGGTTGTAATTATTAATGTGTTTGTATTATTTTTTGCAGTTAGAGTAGAAAAAAGAAAGAGTAAAAATGGGGTCAAATTTGGTGGATGAGATAGACTGTGGTAGCTTCTTTGACCACAttgatgatttgattgatttCCCTCTAGAGAATGAAAGTGCTGGCCTTAGTTCTACTGATTGCAAAGATTTTCCCAGCATTTGGAATGATCCCTTGCCGGATTCCGACTCCCTTTTCTCCGGCAGCCACCGGAATTCAGCCTCCGACTTCTCCGCCGAGCTCTCTGTTCCGGTGAGCATTCTCTTTGTAGTCACTTGACCGTGAGTATATgtaacttaaattcttatttgtaTATTAGCATTGTAATTAATAAAAAAAGGTCAAAGTTTCGGTGATTCCTATAGGTTACTGTGTGTTCAAGACGTGGAATCATGATCCTTGCGGTAGGATAGATTTACCACGTCAAATCCCCAGTGTGAACCTTCCTCGAATCCTGTGCGAAACGTGCATGTTATTCTTTTTTGGTCTAAGTGATCTTTATCCAGAGGCGGACATATGCAATAGGTAGAGTtggcaaaaattatatatatatatatatatatatatatatatatatttagaaaatagtaatatatataatattgagGTGGTTATTCTATGAACAAAGCAGATTTTGGTTGAATAAAAAAGTACACTCGGAACCTTCAAATACTGGGTCATCTCGTGAATTGGACGTAGAGATTTAAATATGTATTGCTTAGTACTTGATTGAAGAATTGTATCATGATTGGAAAGATCAGCTATTTAATGGGGATCTAATGTTGGATTAAGATATGTTTTGTATCTGACTGCCAGCTGGGCAGTCGGTGCTAAAGAAGTACACTACATTTTATGCTCAAAATTCAAACAATTTGCTCCATTTcaggaaggaaaaaaagtgaaaCAATTTGCTGAAGCTGCAGTCAATTTTTCATCTTGGGACCACACCATAACTTTTTGCAATTGTCCAGTCATTCCATAGATAAAAGTTTGTTGATTGGTGGAATTAATTTGAATCTTTATTTCAATCTCCTTTTCAGTCCTTGTATTATTGCCTATTAGTCTACTGTGTTCAAGCTTTAAAAGGAGTACCCCTTTTGGTCCTGCATCAACAAATTATATGGACTACTAGAATCCTTGTTAGAGTTATGAGACTTAAGCCATttgatactttttttttttttttttttgctttatgcATCCGGTTTGAAGGAGAGCTTTGGCGTAacggtaaagttgctgccatgtgaccaggaggttaacgggttcgagccgtggaacaGCCTCTTATAGAAATACAGGGtacatacaatagacccttgtggtcctaCCCTTCTCCGGATCccacgcatagcgggagcttagtacacCGGGTTACCCTTTTTATGCATCCGGTATCAGAAACCCACTTGCCCTGAGTAATCTGGATTCGCACCGTATAGGGCCACTAAAAGGGGAAGCATGGTCTTTCCTCCACGGTAGTTGGAAAGTCCTGTCTACTTCGACTCCCATCCCTTGCCACTCGCATGTGGTAGTTGGAGAGTTGGTTGTTGTATAAAAAGGAATGACCATCATAATTAGTGACAGATAATAACATTCAATTTGCACCAGCATGATTGCAACTACAAGCAAAGCCGAAACAAATATTCTATTGAAAGTCATTGTCATCATTGAAAACAAACGTTGTATCTATCAAATGATATTTCTCATACTATTGTTGCTTAGAATAGCATAATGTTTGAGTTTGATATCATATGCTACAACTCTGAACTCTTTGGTCTGATATATTTGTGATCTTGTTTACAGTATGAGGATATTGTCCAGCTTGAATGGCTGTCAACATTTGTGGAGGATTCCTTTTCGGGCGGAGGATTGACTCTCGGGAAAGAAAATTTTCCTCTTTACAAAGAGACATCCGAAGCCAAATTCCAGACTTCGAGTCCTGTCTCCGTGCTTGAGAGCAGCAGCAGTAGCTCTTCCTCTTCTTGTTCAGTTGAAAAAACTGTTCCACTTAGTAGTCCATGCCACCGGGGTCCACAACGTGCTCGTAGCAAGCGTCCTCGTCCTGCAACGTTTAATCCCGCGCCAGTAATTCAACTTATCTCTCCAACATCATCCTTTACTGAGATTCCCCAGCCATTTGTTGCTCGAGGAATTGCTTCAGAATCAGAGAATTTCGCGGAGTCTCCCATGAAGAAGATTCTGAAACCTGCTGTAGCAgaacagaagaaaaagaaactcaaGTTGTCGTTTCCTTCAGCTCGGGTCGAGGCAAATCAGAATCCGGTGGCACAGACAATTAGGAAATGCCAGCATTGCGAGATAACAAAGACTCCACAATGGAGGGCAGGTCCAATGGGACCAAAAACTCTGTGCAACGCGTGTGGTGTTCGTTACAAGTCAGGACGACTCTTTCCTGAATACCGGCCTGCTGCAAGTCCTACATTTGTTCCATCAATTCACTCAAACTCTCACAAGAAAGTTATTGAAATGAGAACCAAGTTTGTCCCGGACAACAATGCCAACATAGCTAGGACCGCGCCACCAGCAACAGTCACCCAACCGGAGTTCAACCCGAGTAACAAAGAGTCAGTGGAGGAAGAGAACAAGTGAAGGAAAGAAGCAGAGAACAGTTTTCCCTAGTCCATAGTCTTTTAGCATCTCTCTACCTTCTCATTTCAATGCTTAGTGTTATTTGTGTATTATTTTCTTGCATTTCTTTGTTCATTGTTGTTTGTATAGAGTTGTATTGGGTAGATagagaagaaatagaagattatATTTTAGGTGGTAGAGATAAAAGTTGTGATGAGATGAGAGGGTGTGAGAGCAAATATGGAGATTAGATTTAAGGGCTAAGCGTTAGTGTTACTTAAGTTTCTTTTAAAGTTAAATTAGGTTTGGGGTCAGTGTTGGTCTTTTTGTTAGATGTTAATGCCTTGTTTTCTTTGTCCTTTAAATGTGAATTCTTTTGCAGTTCATTCGTTATTAGGCAATTCTGAAatgagtaatatatatatataaaatatattttttcggaTATTATTTTGATAGCAGTTATACGAtgtcattttctcttttttttgtcagTGTTGTTTCATTTTCTCTTTcccataataattaattgaaagaattagaACTCTAATTCTGCATAATACacgtttttgttttctttgaaacGACATTATACACCTTAGTTTATATAGAAAATCTTGATAATAATTTTTTAAGTGATGTCAAGGCAACTTCATACAATCTTGTGTTCTAAACAAATTTATCTCCACGAAATTAAACAGGATACTTCGAATTTTTGTGTGATTAATGGAGGAGTGGGAGTAAAGATTGAATTACAAAAAACtttgatattttctttaaaaataaattactaCTATTTTAATCATAATCCTTCACTAGAGAAAACTTTGGGGAATATTATCGgattatggaaaaatatcaatCAAGACACGAATATCatctaaattattttttttatagggTGACATGTTTGAATTATAAGAAACTTTAAAAGTGGGCTCAATATCATTTTTTTTAAgtttccaaaatttcaaaaaagaaaaagttgtaTCCTTAGTACTTGTTATGTTTTGTTTTGGATTTCACGGGAAAGAAACTAGTCAAACTCTTCATGTAATCAAGAGATAATCTTGCGAGATATTGTCGaaatttaaatattaattacTCAATTAGATTTTACTATTTAGCATAATTACTCAATTAGATTTTAGCACTACTTAACATTGATTATGATTTAAAAAGAGATACGAATCACAATATGATTGTTATATGACAAATCAAAGATAGCTAAAGAACATAACCTCTACCAATAACTAAGATTACTTGGGGTAGAATAATCTATCAAATCTCACAAGTTTTTGAATATTAAATCGGAATTACTACATAACATTAATTGTGATTAAAAAGGAATGCAAATCGTATATTGCAGCATCAAACCACAAATTAAAGCGCGAGTTTAAGCCTTAATTACTCAATTGAATTTTCATGTACACCATAATTTTGATTAAGAAAAAGCAAAGCAATAAGCAAATCGTACTACAAATCAAAGTGTCACAAGTTTAATATTAATATGTaaattatgatttaaaaaggtatGCAAATTACACATTCTTCGACCTCATACCATGAATAGTTGTTACAAGTCTAAACATTAATTGCATAATTTGATTTTAGTACTTAACTTAATTATGATTAAAAAAGGTATGCAAGTTACATTGTCAAATGTCATACCACGAATCACAGCGTCGCGATTGGATTTTAGTAGTTAACGTCAATTATTATgctgattaaagaaaaagaaaagtaatcACAGATAATGAAATTCCGAGAATACCCTCACCATCATCACTCAGTATTCAACAAGTTCAGAACCAGAAAGAGGGAAAATCAGGAGGAAGAGCTttttgggttcaatttttaaGAATAATAAGAGCTCTTTCCTCTCGACTTTGACTCCGACTCTCTCTTTATCTCTCTCCGTATGTATACTCATATGCGTATACGCTGAGCATACAAAAATACGCAGTAGTATATGTATATACGTACGTGAAAATCTCCAGATCGAAGTTAGGGTTTTAGTTTTTTAAGGTCTTCAAAATGTCAGGGCTTCATCGATCTTCTAGCGCTCCTTCAAAAAATGGCCTTCCTCCTCAGGAACTCCTTGACGATCTTTGCAGGTGCCTCTTGCTCTTTAAGTTATTGTgcaaaactttatttttcttttttttttgttgttgttgcaatTTTAGTGATTCAAGCTATTTTTCGGACTTGGTTGTGAAATAGTGTACTTGTAGTGATCATAATTTCAAAATTTAGCTGTAGTAGTGTTAATTAGTGTTTAACTTGGTGCACTCAAGGGCGTGACCTGGTTAATGAAGTGGTAAGAGAACCATGATGTCTCAATTCAGATCCCAGCGAGGCAATATACTAGGTGATTTCTGCTTAAAGCCTTGGTCGATAGAATTATCTTGATACTTGTTCTGGTGGGAGGTAGTTGGTACCCGGTGGAATGGTCGAGGCTAATGCAAGCTGGTCCAGACATTGGTGTCATAAAATATATAGTGTTACCTTCGCCTATGCGAGCAGCCCAATGGCTATTGATCTTGAGTTAGGATAAAAAAGGATGGTTGTGGTAGGTTGATCATGGTGTTAAAAGCTAGTGTAAGTAAGGAGGATCTAATAGAGAATGAaatggacctcaatttgagatatAGAGGATTAACATCCAATGGTGTGGGTTAGTGATGTAGTTGGAATGAATATCATGGGAGATAAAAATGTTAGAACTCCGAGAAAGCAAGAAAAGTTAGGTTAATTCTTGTGATCTATATAAGTTTTGATGCTTAGCGTCATTCGGTAGTTTTAAAGGTAAGATGATGCATGTAGTCGAGGGAAGTAGTAGATTCAAGCAAGGTGACCTGGTCGCCGATGTTATAAGAAGTAGCAGATTCATGTAAATGACCTAATTTGGTATTTGAATTGAAGTTGATTGAGTGATTGGGTCTTATTAGTTGCATGTAATTCAACAGCTTCATGTGATGGAGAGTTCTCTTGTTTCGTTGTGGCGTGTTGAAGACCTAagataaatttaaaaatgtgggAAATGGAATTCCTAATTTCTTGAATGTAAGGGCAAGTTCAATTTCTTAGTTGCTGAGACTGTTGGGGCTGAATAAAGGAAGGAACGGGTAGTTCTACTTGAGTATTTTGTGCCCTGCTTAAAACAAATACTACCTTTAAACTCTTCTGTTCTCACTGCGTTATAGACCTATTGCTTGTTCTGACAATAGTTCCTATACTTGTGATTCAATTCATTGAGATGTGTTATCCTAGGCGTGTGCATCATTGAAACCAACACCTTTTTTTTTAATGATGCACAGCCGAACTAGCTAGTATGCACTTAAAATAATCCATTGGCGATCCTGCTATAATTCAAACGTATGTGTCGGTTAATTCTGCCCACCAAGTCTAAAGGATATCGGCTCACACTAAGTGTTGTAATTGAAATTCAGATCTACAGCTTCCAAGTTGTTACTCACGTTTCAATCACTCAGCCAGCTTCTAGTGTTTTGGGACATCTGTCGAATTATGAACATGAGAGTGGGTTGGTTAAATTGGCATCCGGAAGACACAAGTAAAGATAAAGTATGGAAAAGGGTAGAAGAAACATAAGAGCTGAGTTTGCCCACCCGTGATTGACACAAGTACCACTTATTTCACATTCGAGGACACCTGCATGTAGTGTTAAATAGGCAAGGAGATCCAGTGTTGGAATGGAATGGTGTTCAATAGAGTAAAATGGATATAGAAGTCAGTATAGATCCCCCCAAATAATTTGGCAGCGATGAGTGGTTGATTGATTGAtcgataataaaataacaatgcTTCCATAATTAATCATCCATGAATGTTTGCAACttattcagtattttatttggATAGGAAGACATATTGCTTCCTTTGGTCAATATTATAGCATGGCCAGCTAATTTTTGTCTCATGGTAATGAAAGCTTATGACTTCAATAAAATGCATTCTTTCCTGGCATATAGTGTATTCTATTTCATCTGCAATTACTTAAAGTTGGTTCTAGTAGCCTGTTATATCTTTTGACTTTACTTGATTAATGGTAGATGATTGTGAAATTATGCATTTTGTATCTTTACTTGATAAAtatgtttccttttcttttgacgCAGTCGGTTTGTTTTGAACGTGCCAAAAGAAGATCAGCAATCATTTGAGAGGATTTTATTTCTTGTGGAGTATGCACATTGGTTTTATGAAGACAATTCTGTAGAAAAAAATCCATCATTGAAGTCTTTCACTCTCAAGGAATTTACATCCTTAAGTATCCTTTGATGATAGGACCTAGGTCGACAATTTTTTAAATGCAGAGTATTATCTTGCACGCAACTTTCTCTTTCATTGGGATTTGCATGTTGTTACTCTTTCGAACTTGAATGCCCTCTCTTCGTTTTTCTTTGCATATAATTAGCCACTTGACCTGCTTGCCACCAATTTGATCGCAAAGTATGACGCTGATATTACTAACCCAAAAAAGGGGTGCGGGATGGCGGATAACTGTGATATTTCTATTGTTCTCCATAGTCGTCAATATATATACTCGTTTCTTTTTTTCCTATATGGTCATTGTTGGGCCAAGGTTCAGGTGTTTCTCTTGGGGCTGAGTGTTTTGTTtgtattctttcctttttttaatttgtttaaggAGCTCCCTGAACATGCAAAATGTTAACGAAGATTGGAAACGTAAAATctaaagaaagaactatttttgataagtaagggtattttttttataagattATCTATAGAAAGAATTATATTGACAGTATAAGGTGGACATATATGATAGGGTCACTGTTTTTGACTTTCATTCCTAAGTTGTTTTGCTTACTAATTCCATGTTGGCTTGTGTATCTGGAGATGAGCATATGAGTATTCCGGCTTTCCTTAATCAACGGCAGTGTTTAACAGTTGTGACGTTTTAAAACCATATGTTCCTCACATCGATGACATATTCAAGGACTTTACCTCTTACAAGGTTCGAGTTCCTGTAACTGGGGCCATCATCCTTGATGAAACTTTTGAAAGGGTAAGTCTCGTTTGCATTGAGAGTTGCATATTCTAGTTCCTTCTCCTTAAGAGATAAATATCACCTTTGTCAGATTCTTATAGTTGATTGGTGTTCTAAATTTTGTGCTTTATTAAGCCTGTTATCTTTTAGGACCTATATTCATGTACGACCCAGTCCCTTATCAAAAAATTCATGTATGACCCAGTGATAAATATGTTACTGGAACTTAGAACATTGCTGCTTTGACTTTTTGAGGACATATATTCAGTTAACTGCAGTCATTTCTCTCTCTATTCTTTTTAGTCTGATGATTATCCTTTCCCTACTCTAATTTATAAGAACAGAGGATATAGTCAAAGTTGTTGCGAATTATCAAGGCCTTAAACTTTTGAGTCATACGATGAAACTTTGGGAAAGAGTGGGAGCATAGATTTAGGGACATTACGAGAATGAAAGAGAATCAGTTTGTATTTACTCTGTCGATCTACGCCAGAGACTATATTCTTGCTAAGAAGATCTATGGAAATTTATCGTGCGAGGAAGAACAACTTACACATGGTGTTGACTGTTCATTGACCTGTAGAAAGCATACGATAGAGCACCAACCCTTTCGTGGTGTTGGAGAAGAAAGGaattcatattaatttttaagtGCCATAAAGGGCATGTATGAAGTAGTCCCTACAAGCATGAGAACAATAATAGGAGATATAAATGAGGTTCTCATAACTGTGGGTTTACACCAGGAATCGGAGATTTTACACCATGAAAAGGAAATAGCTATGCAGGTGAAAATGTGTTACAATATACTCAGGCAGTGAAGCCATCAAGAGTGGAGATTTTGCCACTCCGAATTCTATTCTATTTGAAATTAGTGAAGTTCCGTTATGACATCGAAAGTTCCTTGAATTCCCTGAGTGTTGAAAATTGAGTTAATAATTGGTATGCCAGACGGTTTTTTTCTGCTTATGGCCATGGTTCTTGTCTGGTCATCTTTTTGTTGTAATGTTTCAAGGTTCTATTTCCTGATGTACCGTTGAGTTCTTGTTCAAACTGTGTCTTTTGGATTTTAAGTATCTCATGGATTATTTATGTCAAATGCAGTGCTTGCTAGTAAAGGGATGGAAGGGTTCAAGTTGGAGTTTTCCACGTGGGAAAAAGAATAAGGATGAAGAGGACCACacttgtgcagttagagaagtaAATGCTCTTTACCTTTCTTTTAAATCAAGAAGTAAATTCTTTTTAATTCAACAGTGCTCCAATTGACATTAAAGATTCATGTAAATGTTTGTGGAGCATTCTTTcactttggttttcttaatacctTGTTGCTTCTGATTCTTTTCATCTTgtctttagccgagggtctatcggaaacagctcTGCCCTCCCACGGTAGGGGTagggtctgtgtacacactaccttccctagaccccacttgtgggaacccactgttttttttttgtttttttgttgttgtaaatGTTTATGGAAGCATACAAGGCTATCTGTTACTTGATTGGTTTTAGTCGATTTAAGGTGACTGATTTTGCCTAAGAGATGACAGTGAAGGATAAAGCTTGGCAGCGATGATATAATGGCTCGCCCCACCTTTCTGAGTTCCTTTTATCAGGATTAGAGATGCACATATAAATATCTTACTGAATAAAAAGCTGAACTTCTTTTCAGAATTCTTTAAGTAAGGTGTCATTCCTTTTTCCCCATTAAAATTCATGTTTCTTTGGTAACGTTTTCAGTTCTTCTAATGCAGGATATATCTTTATTTGCAAAAATTACTTAGCTCAAACTACCTTAGACCTTTTGCAAAGATATTGttgggggtgggtgggtgggtgggtttTTCCTTGCAGATAGTTGGGGCCATTAGGAGGGTTTTCATCAGCCGAGATGTAATTTGGCTTTTGATTTGTCTATCAgttattgagttgtgatccaaaAAATTTTGTCGATTGTTTCATGTTTAGTATGTTTATCCTGCATGAGGAAAATAAGATATACTTACTCCCATTAAAAGGAGATCATGAGTGAAACACAATCCTATGGAATGCGATGGGGATTGGATAAACAGCGAGGGGTCTGTTCTTCTGCACCTACTACCAACTCTCCTTTCCTTTCTattcttatttactttattttaactTGTAATTTCTCAGAGGCTCAAGTATAACTATAACAACATTAATCAGAAATCAGTGCCAACCATAATGACATTTATCGAACTAGGATGAAGGTTTATCCAATTCTATGTACGTCTCCTTGTAAATGCCAGTAATAAGGTCATCTAAATTTACTTTTAAAGCTACAAGTGAAGTTAACATTCTATACATGATGAGATCTGATGCCTTATGCTATTTGCACACTATATTGTGTTAATTGATTAAACTAGGGCATCAATCAAAAGTTTGAACTATGGAGAACCACAATTAAGAGTAAGAATTTTAGGATAATTAGAAGTAAGATTCAATAGGTGCATTAAGTTTAGCCAACATAAGAAGAGCGAAGTGAGGTATGGGATTGAGGTGCGTAAATGCAAAAAATTAGATACCTATGTTCGATGATCCGGTATAATGGTATGGTATGATCGATGAAGATATGCACATGGAATCAAAATAAGGTGGTTAAAACAGAGAGGTGCTACCGGAGTGTTATGTGATAGAAGGATACCTACTGAAatgaaattcaagttttatgtaACAGTTGTAAGATTAGCAATTTGATACGAGAGTGAATGTTGGGCCTCTAAGGTCCAACATATCCACGAGATGTGTCGAAGAAATGCAAATTCTAATATGGATGTGCGGTCATATAATATTAGGCAATATTAAAAATGACCACATTCAGCATAAGGTGCAAGTAGCATATATAGAGCATAAACTGAGAGGTTTCTTGAGATAATCTGGTCATGTACTCAGTCGACCTCTAGATGGACCATTCCATAGGCCTAAACAATGGTGAATGAAGGTGTTAAAAAGGGGACGAggtagacctaaaatcacatgAAAAGAAGTTATCTTCAAAGACCTACAATCTCTTGGAATCCATgcaaatctagcaaaaaatagAGCACAATGGAATAGGTATAGCAGTTAGTGGGAATTGAGTTTTAGGTGAAACCAAATTCTTGGAATttaaatttgggaagaaat harbors:
- the LOC107821871 gene encoding GATA transcription factor 8-like isoform X1, with product MGSNLVDEIDCGSFFDHIDDLIDFPLENESAGLSSTDCKDFPSIWNDPLPDSDSLFSGSHRNSASDFSAELSVPYEDIVQLEWLSTFVEDSFSGGGLTLGKENFPLYKETSEAKFQTSSPVSVLESSSSSSSSSCSVEKTVPLSSPCHRGPQRARSKRPRPATFNPAPVIQLISPTSSFTEIPQPFVARGIASESENFAESPMKKILKPAVAEQKKKKLKLSFPSARVEANQNPVAQTIRKCQHCEITKTPQWRAGPMGPKTLCNACGVRYKSGRLFPEYRPAASPTFVPSIHSNSHKKVIEMRTKFVPDNNANIARTAPPATVTQPEFNPSNKESVEEENK
- the LOC107821871 gene encoding GATA transcription factor 8-like (The RefSeq protein has 1 substitution compared to this genomic sequence) — protein: MGSNLVDEIDCGSFFDHIDDLIDFPLENESAGLSSTDCKDFPSIWNDPLPDSDSLFSGSHRNSASDFSAELSVPYEDIVQLEWLSTFVEDSFSGGGLTLGKENFPLYKETSEAKFQTSSPVSVLESSSSSSSSSCSVEKTVPLSSPCHRGPQRARSKRPRPATFNPAPVIQLISPTSSFTEIPQPFVARGIASESENFAESPMKKILKPAVAEQKKKKLKLSFPSARVEANQNPVAQTIRKCQHCEMTKTPQWRAGPMGPKTLCNACGVRYKSGRLFPEYRPAASPTFVPSIHSNSHKKVIEMRTKFVPDNNANIARTAPPATVTQPEFNPSNKESVEEENK